Proteins encoded in a region of the Elizabethkingia bruuniana genome:
- the galE gene encoding UDP-glucose 4-epimerase GalE — protein sequence MAILVTGGLGYIGSHTVVELIQNNFDVVIIDDLSNTEKRVLDGIEKITGVRPTFYPFDLKRRELLTQVLEAHKIEGCIHFAAYKAVGESQEKPVDYYENNLFSLINILQEFKEKNISNFIFSSSCTVYGQADEMPINEETELKLPESSYGKTKQMGEEIIKDFAIAHHKKVSLLRYFNPIGAHPSALIGELPLGIPNNLIPYVSQTAAGVREYLSIFGNDYPTPDGTAVRDYIYVVDLAKAHVASLKKLIAADTDTVVDIYNLGTGKGSSVLEVVKSFETANDVEVKYEFKPRRDGDITIAYANASKAEAELGWKADTSLTEALKTTWQWQKHLESRD from the coding sequence ATGGCAATATTAGTAACAGGAGGACTGGGATATATAGGTTCGCATACAGTAGTAGAGCTTATCCAGAACAACTTTGATGTTGTGATTATCGATGATCTTTCCAATACCGAGAAAAGAGTTCTGGACGGTATTGAGAAAATTACAGGGGTAAGACCAACATTCTATCCTTTTGATTTAAAAAGAAGAGAGCTATTAACTCAGGTTTTAGAAGCTCATAAAATTGAAGGCTGTATTCATTTTGCAGCTTATAAAGCAGTAGGAGAAAGTCAGGAAAAGCCAGTTGATTACTATGAAAATAATCTTTTTTCTCTGATTAATATTCTTCAGGAATTTAAAGAGAAAAATATTTCTAACTTTATTTTCAGCTCATCATGCACCGTATACGGACAAGCAGATGAAATGCCTATTAATGAAGAAACAGAACTGAAATTACCTGAATCTTCTTATGGGAAAACCAAGCAGATGGGAGAGGAGATCATCAAAGATTTCGCTATTGCCCATCATAAGAAAGTAAGTTTACTAAGATATTTCAATCCTATTGGTGCTCATCCAAGTGCTTTAATCGGAGAGTTGCCTCTTGGTATTCCAAACAATCTTATTCCTTATGTTAGCCAGACAGCGGCAGGTGTCCGCGAGTATTTAAGCATTTTCGGCAACGATTATCCGACACCAGACGGAACAGCTGTTCGTGATTATATCTATGTAGTCGACTTAGCAAAAGCACACGTTGCTTCTCTTAAAAAACTAATCGCTGCAGATACTGATACCGTTGTAGATATTTATAACCTTGGAACAGGTAAAGGATCATCTGTATTGGAAGTTGTTAAAAGCTTTGAAACGGCTAATGATGTAGAAGTAAAATATGAGTTTAAACCACGTCGTGACGGCGATATTACAATAGCTTATGCAAATGCATCAAAAGCAGAGGCAGAGCTAGGCTGGAAGGCTGATACAAGTCTTACTGAAGCCCTGAAAACAACATGGCAGTGGCAAAAACATTTGGAAAGCAGAGATTAA
- a CDS encoding DegT/DnrJ/EryC1/StrS family aminotransferase, with product MKKIQMVDLQGQYQKIKNEADAAVLKVMESAAFINGPEVKEFTTELQNYLDVKHVIPCANGTDALQIALMALDLQEGDEVITADFTFAATVEVIHLLKLKSVLVDVDYNTFTIDIEKLKAAITPKTKAIIPVHLFGQCSNMEEILKVAKEHNLYVIEDNAQAIGADYTFSDGTKKKSGTMGTLGTTSFFPSKNLGCYGDGGAIFTNDDELEYKIRGIVNHGMYRRYYHDEVGVNSRLDSVQAAVLRIKLRLLDEYAKARNEAAAYYDNAFANHPDILVPERATDSTHVFHQYTLRILNGKRNELQEFLTSKEIPAMIYYPVALRKQKAYFQDGNDADFVNTDKLLDQVISLPMHTELDEEQLKYITDAVLEFMK from the coding sequence ATGAAAAAAATACAGATGGTTGACCTGCAAGGTCAATATCAAAAAATAAAAAACGAAGCAGATGCAGCAGTGTTAAAGGTAATGGAATCAGCAGCCTTTATCAACGGACCAGAAGTAAAAGAATTCACGACAGAACTACAAAACTACCTTGACGTAAAACACGTTATTCCTTGTGCCAACGGTACCGATGCTTTACAGATTGCATTAATGGCATTAGACCTTCAGGAAGGAGACGAAGTAATAACAGCAGATTTCACCTTTGCCGCTACGGTAGAGGTGATTCATTTATTAAAGCTAAAGTCAGTTTTGGTAGATGTAGATTATAATACCTTTACAATAGATATTGAAAAGCTGAAAGCTGCAATCACGCCAAAAACTAAAGCTATTATTCCTGTTCATTTATTCGGACAATGTTCCAATATGGAAGAAATACTAAAAGTAGCTAAAGAACATAATCTCTATGTAATAGAAGACAATGCGCAAGCTATTGGTGCCGATTATACATTCTCCGACGGAACTAAAAAGAAATCCGGAACGATGGGTACTTTAGGTACTACATCTTTCTTCCCATCTAAAAACCTTGGATGCTACGGAGACGGTGGTGCTATATTTACTAATGATGATGAGTTGGAATACAAAATCCGCGGTATTGTAAACCATGGGATGTACCGTAGATATTATCATGATGAGGTAGGCGTTAATTCCCGTTTAGATAGTGTGCAGGCAGCCGTTCTTAGAATAAAACTAAGACTTCTTGATGAATATGCAAAAGCAAGAAACGAAGCTGCAGCTTATTATGATAATGCATTTGCAAATCACCCGGACATCTTAGTCCCAGAGAGAGCAACAGATTCTACACACGTTTTCCACCAGTATACATTAAGAATCCTAAATGGTAAGAGAAATGAACTTCAGGAGTTTTTAACTTCTAAAGAAATCCCTGCCATGATCTATTATCCGGTAGCTTTAAGAAAGCAGAAGGCTTACTTCCAGGATGGCAATGACGCAGACTTTGTAAACACGGATAAGTTATTAGATCAGGTAATCTCTTTGCCGATGCATACCGAATTAGATGAAGAGCAGTTGAAGTATATTACCGATGCTGTTTTAGAGTTCATGAAATAA
- a CDS encoding TonB-dependent receptor domain-containing protein, with translation MKKLITLAAALTGLLITAQETKTTKDTLQQSKEIQEVILKSQRKKQFVDKAVYTFSEEALKRARYANDLLKTLPELQYDPISNSVASIKGGKILLLINGVEATEMQVRTVKPEDVIKVEYYDNPPTRWATRADTVVNILTRNPETGYVFGLEASSALNTGFVNGSAYANYTKGRNNLGMDYTINLRDYDNRQFRNTYDYMLNGSHYSSEENRKDHFGYTSQGITLRYNNVLTGNYAFQAKLNLDLSTSFSKANGLNAFTKDTSTEQHGTLRNTSSDYNKPTIDLYFSKNLGKKDELSINLVGSKYTTNSAELSKEWILANNQSVFDNDMNLKAKQTSLVGEIAHTHDFSIGKLSSGYRISNNAISNNLQNLQGNSYYEVNYLEQYFYTEFSGKKNKLMYRVGLGLTNIHNQSAEITNNEWTITPKLILGYQLTKNQSLRFTSSYVPRSPSSSALSSNVVQVVPNIIRSGNPYLKTQRSWGNNLIYSMNNKYFDINANLFFWHRDRAINQMYVADPTFGGYMLTYENAQYSQQYGMQLTGSVKPFGNNLFVVKVVFAPASELFKTGSGAVLKNNYIGNSFVISSEYKSFNIQYQYTIPYYTLNGAFLSTNENANHIFVNYKHNNWSFSTGMYWWGMPSEYKSKTLPESLVSYTGHTQIFNNKSMFILGIGYDFAKGRKNEIQKKLNNDTAPPATF, from the coding sequence ATGAAAAAACTAATAACGCTAGCTGCAGCATTAACCGGATTACTGATTACGGCGCAGGAGACGAAAACCACAAAAGACACGCTACAACAGAGCAAAGAAATACAGGAAGTAATCCTTAAATCACAACGCAAAAAACAATTTGTAGACAAAGCAGTATATACATTCAGTGAAGAAGCTTTAAAAAGAGCCCGTTATGCAAACGATCTCCTGAAAACCTTACCCGAACTCCAGTACGATCCTATTTCTAATTCGGTTGCAAGTATAAAAGGAGGTAAAATACTATTATTGATTAATGGCGTTGAGGCTACCGAGATGCAAGTGCGTACCGTAAAGCCTGAAGATGTAATTAAAGTAGAATATTACGACAATCCACCAACCCGATGGGCTACGCGTGCTGACACAGTTGTCAATATCCTTACAAGAAATCCGGAAACAGGTTATGTATTTGGATTAGAAGCAAGTTCAGCTCTCAACACAGGATTTGTAAACGGATCGGCTTATGCCAATTATACCAAAGGGCGAAATAACCTGGGAATGGATTATACCATTAACCTAAGAGATTATGATAACCGACAGTTTAGAAATACATATGATTATATGTTAAACGGTAGCCATTATAGCTCAGAAGAAAACAGAAAGGATCATTTTGGTTATACCTCTCAGGGAATTACCCTACGCTATAACAACGTTTTAACTGGAAATTATGCTTTTCAGGCAAAACTAAATCTTGATCTTTCAACAAGCTTCTCAAAAGCTAACGGACTTAATGCTTTTACAAAAGATACATCAACTGAACAACATGGAACTTTAAGAAATACCTCTTCAGACTATAACAAACCAACTATAGACTTATATTTCTCTAAGAATCTGGGTAAAAAAGATGAGTTAAGCATTAATCTCGTTGGCTCTAAATACACCACTAATTCTGCTGAATTATCAAAAGAATGGATTCTAGCCAATAATCAGAGTGTATTTGACAATGATATGAACCTTAAAGCAAAGCAAACAAGCCTTGTTGGAGAAATAGCACACACACATGATTTTAGTATTGGGAAACTAAGTTCTGGTTACAGGATTTCCAATAATGCAATATCCAATAATCTACAAAATTTGCAAGGTAACTCTTATTATGAAGTGAATTACCTGGAACAATATTTCTATACGGAATTCTCGGGGAAGAAAAACAAATTAATGTACAGAGTAGGCCTGGGTTTAACTAATATTCATAACCAGAGTGCTGAAATAACGAATAACGAGTGGACCATTACTCCGAAATTAATTCTGGGTTATCAGTTAACAAAAAATCAGAGCTTAAGATTTACAAGTAGCTACGTTCCTAGAAGCCCTTCGAGTTCTGCTTTAAGCAGCAATGTGGTACAGGTGGTTCCAAACATTATAAGAAGCGGAAATCCTTATCTGAAAACGCAACGTTCATGGGGTAATAATCTTATATATTCTATGAACAATAAGTATTTCGATATTAATGCTAATTTGTTTTTTTGGCACAGAGATCGTGCCATTAACCAGATGTATGTTGCAGATCCAACCTTTGGAGGCTATATGCTAACCTATGAAAATGCACAATATTCTCAACAATATGGAATGCAATTAACTGGTTCGGTAAAGCCTTTTGGAAATAATCTATTTGTAGTAAAAGTTGTTTTTGCTCCGGCATCTGAACTATTCAAGACCGGTTCCGGAGCCGTTCTTAAAAATAATTACATAGGAAACTCTTTTGTAATTTCTTCAGAATATAAGTCTTTCAATATTCAGTATCAATATACGATTCCATATTACACACTGAACGGTGCGTTTTTGAGTACCAATGAGAATGCTAACCATATTTTTGTTAATTATAAACATAATAACTGGAGCTTCAGTACCGGAATGTATTGGTGGGGAATGCCTTCGGAATACAAATCTAAAACTTTACCAGAGAGCCTTGTAAGCTATACCGGGCACACACAAATTTTCAATAACAAATCCATGTTTATTCTGGGTATTGGTTATGACTTTGCAAAGGGAAGAAAAAATGAAATTCAGAAAAAACTAAATAACGATACGGCACCGCCTGCTACATTCTAA
- a CDS encoding YXWGXW repeat-containing protein → MKAKRLAYILSIVSLLTLGTQAKAQLSVSINIAPPPIPVYTQPMPPADGYIWIPGYWAYDQYSGYYWVPGYWTLPPSIGMLWTPGYWGFNNGMYAWHRGYWGPRVGFYGGINYGFGYFGTGFSGGMWRGNTYIYNTAVTRVNTNIHNTYIDNHYVNNANRISYNGRGGVNMTPDHNDRQYMREQRNNSVPTDDQRNHNQAARNNPDMRFERNNGAINQDMLNRHNDQMKDFRNQQNHNMQMPRADRNNFRGPGMGGGMHQPHMQRDGGEGGRRR, encoded by the coding sequence ATGAAAGCAAAACGTTTAGCCTATATATTGTCAATCGTATCATTATTGACACTAGGCACACAAGCAAAAGCACAGCTTTCCGTTAGTATAAACATTGCACCTCCGCCAATACCTGTATACACACAACCAATGCCTCCGGCAGACGGTTATATATGGATTCCCGGTTATTGGGCATACGATCAGTATTCAGGATATTACTGGGTACCTGGTTACTGGACTTTACCTCCTTCTATAGGAATGCTTTGGACTCCGGGCTACTGGGGATTTAATAACGGTATGTATGCGTGGCATCGCGGCTATTGGGGACCTCGTGTAGGTTTCTATGGCGGAATTAATTACGGCTTCGGTTATTTCGGAACAGGTTTCTCAGGTGGTATGTGGCGTGGTAATACTTATATATATAATACAGCAGTTACACGGGTAAATACAAACATACATAATACATATATAGACAACCATTACGTAAATAACGCTAACCGGATAAGCTATAACGGAAGAGGCGGAGTAAATATGACTCCTGATCATAATGATCGGCAGTATATGAGAGAACAACGTAACAATTCTGTTCCTACAGATGATCAACGAAACCATAATCAGGCAGCCAGAAATAATCCGGACATGCGTTTTGAGAGAAATAATGGAGCAATTAATCAGGATATGCTCAACAGACATAATGATCAGATGAAAGATTTCAGAAATCAGCAAAATCATAACATGCAAATGCCACGAGCTGACAGAAATAACTTCAGAGGACCCGGTATGGGAGGAGGAATGCATCAGCCTCACATGCAGAGAGATGGTGGAGAAGGTGGTAGAAGAAGATAA
- a CDS encoding phosphoenolpyruvate carboxylase has translation MKTNEQVEKFRQIVKNKFQIYNSLFMSLPYDKMTNIGMLLPFLHEESKEGYENGKSPMEVMKHFFDSHTDLKTEEERIDLLFRIIQYVERQVVLFDSIEDSAFSTLNANTDPGTVRNLYEVASQQGKLNIIKEKMEQFGVKVVFTAHPTQFYSNSVQSILHDLNQAIKTDSVTNIDMLLQQLGMTSFINQEKPTPYDEAQSIIYYLRYVYYDTLGELYRDTKRIFDDAHINPHLFQLGFWPGGDRDGNPFVTAEITQRVSSELRLAILKCYYEHLKKLRKRITFPKVTEMLRQISERVYQNIFENKYDLTAGEFKKALQDIRHEVKENNNGLFIDKIDDLIGRIDLFGIYFASLDIRQNSKIHYKALEQIFEKEFGKDYHALNEDEKLNLLLNTTLQVNPENYSDDIVKDTLKNIYQVKDIQELNGEKSIHRYIISDSSSIYDVLNVYALFKYCGYADKDIKIDIVPLFETIEGFENAEATMNRLYNLAQYKEHLNRRNGRQFIMLGFSDGTKDAGYIKANWDIYTTKEVLSKVSDENDIKVIFFDGRGGPPARGGGKTHQFYAAQGKSIANHQIELTIQGQTITSVFGTKDQATFNFEQLLTAGLENEIFPQDKINLKDWERALLNELAGISYQKYKALKDHPLFVPYLEEVSTLKYYGRTNIGSRPSKRNDGQLVFEDLRAIPFVGSWSLLKQNVPGYFGVGTALQRLKEEGRLEDLKKLYRESMFFKTLIQNSMMSMSKTYFPLTYYLRNDKVFGEFWQILHNEYLLTHEMLLEIANYKSLMEEEPLSKSSIKMRENIVLPLLTIQQYALQKIKEENPHKETYEKIVTRALFGNINASRNSA, from the coding sequence ATGAAGACCAATGAACAAGTAGAAAAATTCAGACAAATTGTAAAAAACAAATTTCAGATCTATAATAGCCTTTTCATGAGCCTTCCATACGATAAAATGACCAATATCGGAATGCTCTTGCCTTTTCTCCATGAAGAGAGTAAAGAAGGCTATGAAAACGGAAAATCTCCAATGGAGGTAATGAAACATTTCTTCGACAGTCATACAGACCTGAAAACTGAAGAGGAACGAATAGATCTTCTGTTCCGTATTATCCAGTATGTAGAAAGACAGGTAGTATTATTTGACAGTATTGAAGATTCGGCATTTTCTACACTAAATGCCAATACTGATCCCGGAACTGTCCGTAATTTGTACGAAGTTGCATCCCAGCAAGGAAAACTGAATATTATTAAAGAGAAAATGGAGCAGTTTGGTGTTAAAGTTGTGTTTACAGCACACCCGACACAATTTTATTCTAATTCCGTACAATCCATTCTCCATGATCTGAATCAGGCTATAAAAACAGATTCGGTTACCAATATCGATATGCTCCTGCAGCAGTTGGGAATGACGTCATTTATCAATCAGGAAAAGCCAACACCTTATGACGAGGCTCAGAGTATTATCTATTATCTGCGCTATGTTTATTATGATACTCTGGGAGAGTTGTACCGGGATACCAAACGGATTTTTGACGATGCACACATAAATCCGCATTTATTCCAGTTAGGCTTTTGGCCGGGAGGGGACAGAGACGGGAATCCTTTTGTAACCGCAGAAATTACTCAACGTGTATCTTCAGAATTAAGGCTTGCTATTCTTAAATGTTATTATGAACATCTGAAGAAACTCCGCAAGAGAATTACTTTCCCGAAAGTTACCGAAATGCTGAGACAGATTAGTGAAAGGGTATATCAGAATATTTTCGAAAACAAATACGACCTTACTGCCGGAGAATTCAAAAAAGCTTTACAGGATATAAGACATGAAGTAAAAGAAAATAATAACGGATTGTTTATTGATAAAATTGATGATCTGATAGGACGTATAGATTTATTTGGGATCTATTTCGCTTCGCTGGACATTCGCCAGAACAGTAAAATCCATTACAAAGCGCTGGAACAGATTTTTGAAAAAGAGTTTGGTAAAGATTACCATGCATTGAATGAAGACGAAAAATTGAATCTGCTTCTCAACACTACTTTACAGGTTAATCCTGAAAATTATAGTGATGATATAGTAAAGGATACATTGAAAAACATCTATCAGGTAAAAGATATTCAGGAGCTAAATGGAGAGAAAAGTATTCACCGTTATATTATTTCGGACAGTTCTTCTATTTATGATGTTCTGAATGTTTATGCCTTATTTAAATATTGTGGTTATGCCGATAAGGATATAAAAATAGATATTGTTCCGTTGTTCGAAACCATAGAAGGCTTTGAAAATGCAGAGGCAACAATGAACAGGCTTTATAACCTTGCTCAATATAAAGAACATCTGAATCGCCGTAATGGCAGACAATTTATTATGCTTGGATTTTCAGACGGAACAAAAGATGCCGGGTATATAAAAGCAAACTGGGATATTTATACAACCAAAGAAGTACTGTCAAAGGTTTCGGATGAAAACGATATCAAAGTTATATTCTTTGATGGTAGAGGCGGGCCTCCTGCACGTGGTGGTGGGAAAACACACCAGTTTTATGCGGCGCAGGGGAAAAGTATTGCCAACCACCAGATAGAATTAACAATTCAGGGGCAAACAATTACCAGCGTTTTTGGAACGAAAGATCAGGCAACTTTCAACTTTGAGCAGTTGCTTACAGCAGGATTAGAAAATGAAATTTTTCCTCAGGACAAAATAAATCTGAAAGATTGGGAAAGAGCTTTGCTAAATGAGCTTGCCGGAATTAGCTACCAGAAATATAAAGCACTGAAAGATCATCCTCTTTTTGTGCCTTATCTGGAAGAGGTTAGTACACTGAAATATTATGGACGTACCAATATCGGAAGCCGTCCGAGTAAGAGAAATGACGGTCAGCTGGTATTCGAAGATCTGAGAGCAATCCCGTTTGTAGGATCATGGAGTTTGCTAAAACAAAATGTACCCGGATACTTCGGAGTGGGTACGGCTTTACAAAGATTAAAAGAAGAGGGAAGACTGGAAGATTTGAAAAAACTATACAGAGAATCTATGTTCTTCAAGACCCTTATTCAGAATAGTATGATGTCTATGAGCAAGACTTACTTTCCACTGACCTATTATCTGCGTAATGACAAAGTATTTGGTGAATTTTGGCAGATCCTGCACAATGAATACCTGCTGACTCATGAAATGTTATTGGAAATAGCCAATTACAAATCTCTGATGGAGGAAGAACCATTGTCTAAGAGTTCTATTAAAATGAGAGAAAATATTGTGCTGCCGTTGCTAACGATTCAGCAATATGCTTTACAAAAGATTAAAGAAGAGAATCCGCATAAAGAAACCTATGAAAAAATTGTCACAAGGGCATTATTCGGAAATATTAATGCGAGTCGTAATTCAGCATAG
- a CDS encoding GNAT family N-acetyltransferase, whose product MNILFRQENKDDYTAVFHVIQRAFEKEEMSDHSEQYLVERLRNSEAFIPELSIVAEINQNIIGHILLTRIKVVNNENKQSESLALAPVSVLPEYQGKGIGGKLIETAHKKAKELGFGSVILLGHENYYPRFGYEMAKKYGIKLPFDVPDENCMAIELIKGSLEGVEGTVVYPKAFFE is encoded by the coding sequence ATGAATATCCTTTTTAGACAAGAAAATAAAGACGACTATACAGCTGTATTTCATGTGATTCAAAGAGCATTTGAAAAAGAAGAAATGAGTGATCACAGCGAGCAATACTTAGTAGAAAGACTAAGAAATTCCGAGGCTTTTATTCCGGAACTTTCTATTGTTGCGGAGATAAATCAAAATATTATAGGACATATCTTACTCACCCGGATTAAAGTCGTAAATAACGAAAACAAGCAATCTGAGTCCCTGGCATTAGCTCCAGTCTCGGTACTACCAGAATATCAGGGTAAAGGTATTGGCGGAAAGCTAATAGAAACCGCCCATAAAAAAGCTAAGGAGTTAGGTTTCGGATCTGTAATTTTATTAGGTCATGAGAATTACTATCCCCGATTCGGTTATGAGATGGCAAAAAAATATGGAATTAAATTACCTTTTGATGTACCTGATGAAAACTGTATGGCTATAGAGCTTATAAAAGGCTCTTTAGAGGGAGTTGAAGGAACAGTTGTTTATCCTAAGGCTTTTTTCGAATAA
- a CDS encoding DUF6326 family protein: protein MNTHTPRKTNLEDSKIDVKIKLAALWTSVTLCYLYGDYFELYIPGKVKELIDGHNLLNDPQKLFGASLLLAIPAVMVGLSVILKPKLNRLFNLIFGTLFTLIMLLIAITSLDSWRMFYVFLALTESAITILIVLYAWKWPKQKLS from the coding sequence ATGAATACTCACACACCTCGCAAAACCAATTTGGAAGATTCAAAGATTGATGTAAAGATTAAACTGGCTGCATTATGGACTTCTGTTACATTATGTTATTTATATGGAGATTACTTTGAACTCTACATTCCCGGAAAAGTTAAAGAACTTATTGATGGGCACAATCTTCTCAATGATCCTCAGAAATTATTCGGAGCTAGTCTATTATTAGCTATTCCGGCTGTTATGGTCGGATTATCTGTTATTTTGAAACCAAAACTCAACAGATTATTTAATCTTATTTTCGGAACACTTTTCACCTTGATTATGCTGCTTATTGCCATTACTTCTTTGGATTCATGGAGAATGTTTTATGTATTTCTGGCATTAACAGAAAGCGCTATTACGATTCTGATTGTTTTATATGCATGGAAATGGCCTAAGCAGAAATTAAGTTAA
- a CDS encoding iron-containing alcohol dehydrogenase, whose product MLNFKYKNPTKIIFGKGEIASLGKEIPSDAKILLLYGGGSIKKNGVYQQVKDTLVNHQVEEFGGIPANPEYEVLMEALQVIKEKNITYLLAVGGGSVIDGTKYLAAAAKYNGEPWDILRNSVRTMEGQALPFATVLTLPATGSEMNSGYVISRRATQEKLSSGGPGLFPQVSVLDPEVIRSIPKNQIANGITDAYTHVMEQYMTYPIGATLQDRFAESILQSLQEIAPKVMQEEFDYTAAGDFMWSCTMALNGLIQQGVPSDWAVHAMGHELTAYYGIDHARTLAIIAPSHYRYNLESKKEKLAQYGERVWNITEGTTEEKALKAIERMEEFFHSLGILTKLSEYTEVYNGTAEKVESAFISRNLNGIGEHKKLTPSDAKKIVEMSY is encoded by the coding sequence ATGCTAAATTTTAAATATAAAAATCCAACCAAAATTATTTTTGGAAAGGGTGAAATCGCTTCACTTGGAAAAGAGATTCCTTCAGATGCTAAAATTCTTCTGTTATACGGAGGTGGCAGTATTAAAAAGAATGGCGTATATCAACAGGTAAAAGATACTCTGGTAAATCATCAGGTAGAAGAATTCGGAGGTATTCCTGCTAATCCGGAATATGAGGTACTGATGGAAGCTTTGCAAGTTATTAAAGAAAAGAATATTACTTACCTTCTTGCTGTTGGTGGCGGATCTGTTATTGACGGAACCAAATATCTTGCTGCTGCTGCAAAATACAATGGAGAGCCTTGGGATATTCTTAGAAATTCGGTAAGAACTATGGAAGGACAGGCTTTACCTTTCGCTACGGTATTAACTTTACCTGCTACAGGTTCGGAAATGAATTCCGGCTATGTTATTTCAAGAAGAGCTACTCAGGAAAAATTATCTTCTGGTGGACCAGGATTATTCCCGCAGGTTTCTGTTCTTGACCCTGAGGTTATTCGCTCTATTCCGAAAAATCAGATTGCCAATGGTATTACCGATGCATACACTCATGTAATGGAACAATACATGACCTACCCTATTGGGGCTACATTACAGGATAGATTTGCAGAAAGTATTTTGCAGTCTTTACAAGAAATTGCGCCTAAGGTTATGCAGGAAGAATTTGATTATACAGCTGCAGGTGATTTTATGTGGAGCTGTACTATGGCACTTAATGGGCTGATCCAGCAAGGTGTTCCTTCAGATTGGGCTGTACACGCTATGGGACACGAACTTACAGCATACTACGGTATAGATCATGCACGTACATTAGCTATTATTGCACCTAGCCATTACCGTTATAATCTGGAGTCTAAAAAAGAAAAGTTAGCTCAATACGGAGAAAGAGTATGGAATATCACGGAGGGAACAACGGAAGAGAAAGCATTAAAAGCTATTGAAAGAATGGAGGAATTCTTCCACTCCTTGGGAATATTAACCAAACTTTCAGAATATACAGAGGTATATAATGGAACTGCAGAAAAAGTTGAAAGCGCATTTATCAGCAGAAACCTAAATGGTATCGGAGAACACAAAAAATTAACACCTTCCGATGCTAAGAAAATTGTTGAAATGAGCTATTAG
- a CDS encoding GDSL-type esterase/lipase family protein, which produces MKKLRMIFAFVVLLSITLQAQEKRMFWHDIQEFKKRDSVNGIPQNAILFIGSSTFTKWTDIAKYFPQKTIINRGFGGSRLSDLNYFADDLLKPYHPKQIVVYCGDNDFVSEDKPSVDIVVARFKTFYGKIRQYYPKINVSYISIKHSPSREDYWPQMQQANKEIKAFLKSQKNTSYIDITKVMNDKNGVIRKDIFLDDMLHMKPSGYAIWEKAIAPYLK; this is translated from the coding sequence ATGAAGAAATTAAGAATGATATTTGCGTTTGTAGTACTACTATCAATAACACTACAAGCACAGGAAAAAAGAATGTTCTGGCACGACATTCAGGAATTCAAAAAAAGGGATAGCGTAAACGGAATTCCTCAAAATGCTATATTATTTATCGGAAGCTCTACTTTCACCAAGTGGACAGATATTGCTAAATACTTCCCTCAGAAGACCATTATTAACAGAGGTTTTGGAGGTTCAAGACTTTCTGATCTGAATTACTTTGCAGATGATCTTCTGAAGCCATATCACCCTAAGCAAATTGTTGTTTATTGTGGAGATAATGATTTCGTATCGGAGGACAAGCCTTCTGTAGATATAGTGGTTGCAAGATTTAAAACTTTCTACGGTAAAATAAGACAGTATTATCCTAAAATTAATGTGTCTTACATTTCCATTAAGCACTCGCCTTCCAGAGAAGACTACTGGCCACAAATGCAGCAGGCTAATAAGGAAATAAAAGCTTTCTTAAAAAGTCAGAAAAACACATCATACATTGATATTACCAAAGTAATGAATGATAAAAATGGTGTTATTAGAAAGGATATATTTCTGGATGACATGCTCCATATGAAACCTTCGGGTTATGCTATATGGGAAAAAGCGATAGCGCCCTACTTAAAATAA